In Streptomyces sp. 840.1, one DNA window encodes the following:
- a CDS encoding YibE/F family protein, which yields MTSPHIVPEQPSHQHAHTHSHGPAAPVSKHLRKVIAAVLIPFAAAVAVGLVVLWPGGAPAHERTGVGFDRQTQQAKVVNIDKVDCKDVNAAQLPVDGETPPAKDPATGGGAADCEKATVEVTSGDDKGRTFIEVIQPGAPRQLREGQEVVVAYAPDAPHDLQYSVTDVNRKFPMALLAGIFAVAVVVVGRLRGVMALVALALSFGVLTLFILPAILQGSNPLVVAVVGASAIMLIALYICHGLTARTSVAVVGTLISLLLIGLLGSLFIGWASLSGNTDDSTGLIHGLYPHIDMSGLLLAGVIIGSLGVLDDVTVTQTSAVWELHQADPTMSAKQLYRAGIRIGRDHIASVVNTLVLAYAGAALPLLLLFSIAQSSVGTVANSELVAEEIVRTLVGSIGLVASVPVTTALAALVVSADRTGVGAEAGASAPVRSGRGRRRRAKA from the coding sequence GTGACGTCCCCCCATATCGTTCCCGAGCAGCCGTCCCATCAGCACGCCCACACGCACTCGCACGGACCCGCCGCTCCCGTGTCCAAGCACCTGCGCAAGGTGATCGCCGCCGTGCTGATCCCGTTCGCGGCCGCGGTCGCCGTCGGTCTCGTCGTGCTCTGGCCCGGTGGTGCGCCGGCGCACGAGCGCACCGGTGTCGGTTTCGACCGGCAGACCCAACAGGCCAAGGTGGTGAACATCGACAAGGTCGACTGCAAGGACGTGAACGCGGCCCAGCTGCCCGTCGACGGCGAGACACCGCCGGCCAAGGACCCGGCCACCGGCGGCGGGGCCGCGGACTGCGAGAAGGCCACGGTCGAGGTCACAAGCGGCGACGACAAGGGGCGCACCTTCATCGAGGTGATCCAGCCCGGCGCACCGCGACAGCTCCGCGAGGGGCAGGAAGTCGTCGTCGCGTACGCCCCCGACGCGCCCCACGACCTCCAGTACTCCGTGACGGACGTGAACCGGAAGTTCCCGATGGCGCTGCTGGCCGGGATCTTCGCAGTCGCGGTGGTCGTCGTGGGCAGACTGCGCGGGGTCATGGCGCTGGTGGCGCTCGCCCTGTCGTTCGGCGTGCTGACCCTGTTCATCCTTCCGGCCATTCTGCAGGGCTCGAATCCGCTGGTCGTGGCAGTGGTCGGGGCGAGCGCCATCATGCTGATCGCCCTCTACATCTGCCACGGGCTGACCGCCCGCACCTCCGTCGCGGTCGTCGGCACCCTGATCTCGCTGCTGCTGATCGGGCTGCTCGGCTCACTCTTCATCGGCTGGGCGAGCCTGAGCGGGAACACCGACGACAGCACGGGCCTCATCCACGGCCTGTATCCGCACATCGACATGAGCGGTCTGCTTCTGGCCGGCGTCATCATCGGTTCCCTCGGGGTGCTCGACGACGTGACGGTCACCCAGACCTCGGCTGTCTGGGAACTGCACCAGGCGGACCCGACCATGAGTGCGAAGCAGCTTTACCGGGCAGGTATCAGAATCGGAAGGGATCACATCGCCTCGGTGGTCAACACCCTGGTGCTCGCCTATGCGGGCGCCGCGCTTCCGCTGCTGCTGTTGTTCTCGATCGCCCAGAGCAGCGTGGGCACGGTGGCCAACAGCGAGCTGGTGGCGGAGGAGATCGTTCGGACACTGGTCGGCTCGATCGGGCTGGTCGCCTCGGTGCCGGTGACCACCGCGCTCGCGGCGCTGGTCGTCTCCGCAGACCGTACGGGGGTCGGCGCGGAAGCCGGAGCTTCGGCACCCGTACGGAGTGGCAGAGGACGCCGGCGACGGGCGAAGGCCTGA
- a CDS encoding SsgA family sporulation/cell division regulator: MRESVQAEVMMSFLVSEELSFRIPVELRYEVCDPYAIRMTFHLPGDAPVTWAFGRELLLDGLNSPSGDGDVHIGPTEPEGLCDVHIRLQVGADRALFRAGTAPLVAFLDRTDKLVPLGQECTLGDFEGNLEEALGRILAEEQNAG; the protein is encoded by the coding sequence ATGCGCGAGTCGGTTCAAGCTGAGGTCATGATGAGCTTCCTCGTCTCCGAGGAGCTCTCATTCCGTATCCCGGTGGAGCTCCGGTACGAAGTGTGCGATCCGTACGCGATCCGGATGACCTTCCATCTCCCCGGCGATGCCCCCGTCACCTGGGCTTTTGGCCGTGAGCTGCTGCTCGATGGCCTGAACAGCCCCAGTGGCGACGGCGACGTACACATCGGGCCGACCGAGCCCGAAGGGCTGTGCGACGTCCACATCCGGCTCCAGGTGGGGGCGGATCGTGCCCTCTTCAGGGCGGGCACAGCACCTCTTGTGGCCTTTCTCGACCGGACGGACAAGCTCGTCCCGCTCGGCCAGGAGTGCACGCTGGGTGACTTCGAGGGCAATCTGGAAGAGGCATTGGGGCGAATTCTGGCCGAGGAGCAGAACGCCGGCTGA
- a CDS encoding helix-turn-helix domain-containing protein: protein MTTASSTAVPTLIGSVQRALRLLEAVGAHRDGAPAKQLAREAGLPLPTAYHLLRTLTHEGYLRRENGVFLFGAAAERLVGDGALQNRRSRMAQSLGRWRDIVGAPVYCAVYRDGEIELLAVADTPAAPAVDEWAAFQETGHAHAIGQCLLSQLDEKALEDHLDRHPVRPLTRYSVRDRPELLERLRSLERMEPVIERQEYALGTVCAAIPIAAGFTAAAMAISVPLDQEERLLPAVERLRGEVASLLRSFVFSISI, encoded by the coding sequence TTGACCACGGCATCGAGTACCGCTGTGCCGACGTTGATCGGATCGGTGCAGCGGGCGCTGAGGCTGCTGGAGGCAGTGGGCGCCCATCGCGACGGGGCGCCGGCCAAACAGCTCGCACGTGAGGCGGGGCTTCCACTGCCCACCGCCTACCACCTGCTTCGCACCCTCACCCACGAGGGATATCTCCGCCGTGAGAACGGCGTCTTCCTCTTCGGTGCCGCCGCCGAGCGGCTGGTGGGCGACGGCGCTCTGCAGAACCGGCGCAGCCGGATGGCCCAGTCCCTGGGCCGCTGGCGGGACATCGTCGGCGCCCCGGTCTACTGCGCCGTCTACCGCGACGGCGAGATCGAACTCCTCGCGGTCGCCGACACCCCGGCCGCGCCCGCGGTGGACGAATGGGCCGCCTTCCAGGAGACCGGGCACGCCCACGCGATCGGCCAGTGTCTGCTGAGCCAGCTCGACGAGAAGGCCCTCGAGGACCACCTCGACCGCCATCCGGTCCGTCCGCTGACCCGGTACTCCGTACGCGACCGTCCGGAGCTCCTTGAACGGCTGCGGTCGCTGGAGCGAATGGAACCCGTCATCGAGCGGCAGGAGTACGCCCTCGGGACGGTCTGCGCGGCCATCCCGATCGCGGCCGGCTTCACGGCAGCGGCGATGGCCATTTCGGTACCCCTGGATCAGGAAGAACGATTGCTCCCCGCAGTCGAACGACTACGTGGCGAAGTGGCCAGCCTCTTGCGTTCGTTCGTGTTCTCTATCAGTATCTGA
- a CDS encoding DUF5326 family protein: MAVREIFAGMPWWVKWIAVPVIAIVVFGGLIASVVGFVVWLLFKILIVVVLVGGIVFLVRKFMSSSSSSRGDW; encoded by the coding sequence ATGGCGGTGCGGGAGATATTCGCGGGAATGCCCTGGTGGGTGAAGTGGATCGCGGTGCCCGTCATCGCGATCGTCGTGTTCGGTGGTCTGATCGCCAGCGTGGTGGGCTTCGTCGTCTGGCTGCTCTTCAAGATCCTGATCGTCGTGGTCCTGGTCGGCGGGATCGTCTTCCTCGTGCGGAAGTTCATGTCGTCGTCCTCCTCCTCGCGCGGCGACTGGTAG
- a CDS encoding cupin domain-containing protein produces the protein MKAFRLDELEAERAANDGAYLQFVRERNMSVGLYALDAGELDPQQPHKQDEVYLVVSGRASITVGMETTQVGRGSVVYVPAGTAHKFHHITEDLRVMVVFSPPEG, from the coding sequence ATGAAGGCATTCAGACTGGACGAGCTGGAGGCGGAACGGGCCGCCAACGACGGCGCGTATCTGCAGTTCGTGCGTGAACGGAACATGTCTGTAGGCCTGTACGCGCTGGACGCCGGCGAGCTCGACCCGCAGCAGCCGCACAAGCAGGACGAGGTCTACCTCGTCGTCAGCGGACGCGCGTCGATCACCGTGGGCATGGAAACCACGCAGGTGGGCAGAGGAAGCGTCGTGTACGTACCTGCCGGCACGGCTCACAAGTTCCACCACATCACCGAGGACCTGCGGGTGATGGTGGTCTTCTCGCCGCCCGAGGGCTGA
- a CDS encoding phage holin family protein: protein MKNFVVKTIANAGALAVAIWLLQDITLTGGSTGRKVLTLIVVALIFGLVNFCVKPVLKLLTLPLFILTLGLFTLVVNALMLMLTSWLADQFDLSFHVDGFWTAVLGGLIISIVSWALNVVLPDED from the coding sequence ATGAAGAATTTCGTAGTCAAGACGATCGCCAACGCAGGTGCGCTGGCAGTGGCCATCTGGCTGCTCCAGGACATCACGCTGACCGGCGGCAGCACCGGCCGCAAGGTCCTGACCCTGATCGTGGTCGCGCTGATCTTCGGCCTGGTCAACTTCTGCGTGAAGCCGGTCCTGAAGCTGCTCACACTGCCGCTCTTCATCCTCACGCTGGGGCTGTTCACCCTGGTCGTGAACGCGCTGATGCTGATGCTGACCTCCTGGCTGGCCGACCAGTTCGATCTGAGCTTCCACGTCGACGGCTTCTGGACCGCCGTCCTCGGCGGACTGATCATCTCGATCGTCTCCTGGGCGCTGAACGTGGTCCTGCCCGACGAGGACTGA
- a CDS encoding cystathionine gamma-lyase: MSTMGDGTRAVRAGLPEPEQYEPTLPGPVFAAHFHLSGEPVGPYTYGRDTNPTWTHLERAIGELEAPGKSVETTVFASGMAAVSAVLLSQARSGDVIVLPDDGYQALPLVRAQLEAYGVEVRTAPTGGDAQLDALEGARLLWIETPSNPGLDVCDVRRLVEAAHAGGTLVAVDNTLATPLGQRPLELGADFSVASDTKGMTGHGDILLGHVACLDPELAAGVRRWRKVVGAIPGPMEAWLAHRSLATLELRIERQCANALALAETLTERPEVTGLRYPGLPADPSYPKAVRQMRRFGSVVSFVLADRETAERFLSALRLAEDATSFGGVRSTAERRARWGGDAVPEGFIRFSVGAENPADLLADVTQALAEAVAGS; the protein is encoded by the coding sequence ATGAGCACCATGGGCGACGGAACCCGCGCGGTACGTGCCGGCCTGCCGGAACCGGAGCAGTACGAGCCGACTCTGCCCGGCCCGGTCTTCGCCGCACACTTCCATCTCTCCGGCGAGCCGGTCGGCCCCTACACCTACGGCCGCGACACCAACCCGACCTGGACCCATCTGGAACGGGCCATCGGCGAACTCGAAGCGCCGGGGAAGAGCGTCGAGACCACGGTCTTCGCCTCCGGCATGGCGGCGGTCTCGGCCGTACTGCTGTCCCAGGCGCGCAGCGGTGACGTGATCGTGCTGCCCGACGACGGATACCAGGCGCTCCCGTTGGTACGGGCACAGCTGGAGGCGTACGGGGTCGAGGTGCGGACCGCCCCGACCGGGGGCGATGCCCAGCTGGACGCCCTGGAGGGCGCCAGGCTGCTGTGGATCGAGACCCCGTCCAATCCCGGGCTCGACGTCTGTGACGTGCGGCGGCTCGTCGAGGCCGCGCACGCGGGCGGGACGCTGGTGGCCGTGGACAACACGCTCGCCACCCCGCTCGGCCAGCGCCCGCTTGAGCTGGGCGCCGACTTCTCGGTGGCCAGCGACACCAAGGGCATGACCGGGCACGGCGACATCCTGCTCGGCCACGTGGCCTGCCTCGATCCCGAGCTGGCGGCGGGGGTACGGCGCTGGCGCAAAGTGGTCGGCGCGATCCCGGGGCCGATGGAGGCGTGGCTCGCACACCGCTCGCTGGCCACCCTGGAGCTGCGGATCGAGCGCCAGTGCGCGAACGCCCTCGCTCTGGCCGAGACACTCACCGAGCGCCCGGAAGTGACCGGGCTGCGCTACCCCGGCCTGCCCGCCGACCCGTCGTACCCGAAGGCCGTCCGGCAGATGCGGCGCTTCGGCTCCGTGGTCTCGTTCGTTCTGGCCGACCGGGAGACCGCCGAGCGCTTCCTCTCGGCGCTCCGGCTGGCCGAGGACGCGACCAGCTTCGGCGGGGTCCGTTCCACAGCCGAACGACGGGCCCGCTGGGGCGGCGACGCGGTGCCGGAAGGCTTCATCCGCTTCTCGGTGGGCGCCGAGAACCCGGCGGACCTGCTGGCCGACGTGACACAGGCCCTGGCAGAAGCTGTCGCCGGGAGCTGA
- a CDS encoding LysR family transcriptional regulator, producing MDLALLRTFVTVHRAGSFTRAAALLGLSQPAVTSQIRTLERQLGRPLFLRRARGVTPTTIGDELAHRAAPHLDALVEIAETELDEESGVRTLHLAGPPEFTSLRALPALTPLIAQGLALRSSFSADTDETLDGLAAGHHDLAIVTARPRGGLLTATPLCDEEHVLIAAPRWAGRLGPGTLRRNGPVVLEQLPVVEVHESLPLVSRYWAAVFDARPAAAGAVIAPDLRAVLECTAAGAGLAVLPRYLCEGALERGEVVALLDPPVPPLRTYFLAARTGTLALPHLARAHEWLVRAAADW from the coding sequence ATGGACCTGGCCCTGCTGCGCACGTTCGTCACCGTGCACCGGGCCGGTTCGTTCACCCGGGCCGCCGCGCTCCTCGGCCTCTCCCAGCCCGCCGTGACCTCGCAGATACGCACGCTGGAACGGCAGCTGGGCCGCCCGCTCTTCCTGCGCCGGGCCCGCGGCGTGACCCCCACCACCATCGGGGACGAACTCGCGCACCGGGCCGCTCCCCATCTGGACGCGCTGGTGGAGATCGCCGAGACGGAGCTGGACGAGGAGTCGGGCGTCCGGACCCTGCATCTGGCCGGGCCACCGGAGTTCACCTCGCTACGGGCGCTGCCCGCACTCACCCCGCTGATCGCCCAGGGCCTCGCCCTGCGCAGCTCGTTCTCCGCGGACACCGACGAGACGCTGGATGGTCTGGCCGCCGGACACCACGACCTGGCCATCGTGACGGCCCGCCCGCGCGGCGGTCTGCTCACCGCGACCCCGCTCTGCGACGAGGAGCACGTCCTGATCGCCGCGCCCCGCTGGGCCGGGCGGCTCGGCCCGGGGACCCTGCGGCGCAACGGCCCGGTCGTCCTGGAACAGCTGCCCGTGGTGGAGGTGCACGAGAGCCTGCCGCTCGTCTCCCGCTACTGGGCCGCGGTCTTCGACGCCCGGCCGGCTGCCGCCGGAGCCGTCATCGCACCGGATCTGCGGGCCGTCCTGGAGTGCACGGCGGCCGGCGCCGGGCTGGCCGTCCTGCCCCGCTACCTCTGCGAGGGCGCACTGGAGCGGGGCGAGGTGGTGGCACTCCTCGACCCTCCGGTGCCCCCGCTGCGCACCTACTTCCTCGCCGCACGGACCGGCACGCTCGCGCTGCCGCATCTCGCTCGCGCGCACGAGTGGCTGGTGCGCGCCGCGGCCGACTGGTGA
- a CDS encoding NUDIX domain-containing protein, producing MTERPVVKRTARAILLDGDDLILIKRTKPGVDPYWLTPGGGVEPEDATVVDALHREVDEELGAKITDVVPCFVDTVEHIEGSGVKGVKVQHFFVCRLDSMDLSLRHGPEIDDPCGEYDVVRVPFSRVGIAAVHLVPLSLRHYLDGNIEGVRAMHATDLG from the coding sequence ATGACCGAACGCCCTGTGGTCAAGCGCACCGCACGCGCCATCCTGCTCGACGGCGACGACCTCATCCTGATCAAGCGGACCAAGCCTGGGGTCGACCCCTACTGGCTCACGCCGGGCGGCGGGGTCGAGCCCGAGGACGCGACCGTCGTCGACGCCCTGCACCGCGAGGTGGACGAGGAGCTCGGGGCCAAGATCACCGATGTGGTCCCCTGCTTCGTCGACACCGTGGAACACATCGAGGGCAGTGGGGTGAAGGGCGTCAAGGTCCAGCACTTCTTCGTCTGCCGGCTCGACTCGATGGACCTGTCCCTGCGCCACGGACCCGAGATCGACGACCCCTGCGGGGAGTACGACGTCGTCCGCGTGCCGTTCAGCAGGGTCGGAATCGCCGCCGTGCACCTCGTGCCGCTGTCGCTGCGGCACTACCTGGACGGCAACATCGAGGGCGTCCGGGCGATGCACGCGACCGACCTGGGCTGA
- a CDS encoding DUF2269 domain-containing protein, whose translation MKPLSRRPRRNLLAAHVAVSVSWLGLTIGLLTLAIAALATGDPATARAATRAMKIFGDWLVVPVALLSLISGLILSLRTPWGLARHRWVWTKFWLTLITTGLSVLSLRPGINEAAELGRADINLVVAPAVATAAYLFMTAISVLKPWGPTRRGRRLRISASSVKAVDERSPRRTA comes from the coding sequence GTGAAACCACTCAGCCGCCGCCCCCGCCGAAACCTCCTTGCCGCACACGTCGCGGTATCCGTCAGCTGGCTCGGACTCACCATCGGTCTGCTGACGCTGGCCATCGCCGCCCTCGCGACCGGGGACCCGGCCACCGCACGGGCCGCTACCCGGGCCATGAAGATCTTCGGTGACTGGCTCGTGGTGCCGGTCGCCCTGCTCTCCCTCATCAGCGGTCTGATCCTGTCGCTCCGCACCCCTTGGGGACTGGCCAGGCACCGCTGGGTCTGGACGAAGTTCTGGCTCACCCTGATCACGACGGGACTGTCGGTCCTCTCCTTGCGCCCCGGCATCAACGAGGCCGCAGAGCTCGGCAGGGCCGACATCAACCTCGTCGTCGCTCCGGCGGTGGCCACGGCGGCCTATCTCTTCATGACAGCCATCTCGGTACTGAAGCCGTGGGGTCCGACCCGACGTGGCCGGCGCCTGCGGATCTCGGCCAGTTCCGTTAAAGCGGTGGACGAGCGATCACCACGTCGGACAGCCTGA
- a CDS encoding GNAT family N-acetyltransferase has protein sequence MPSSLPRPLADLPVRRLTRDDLVPCADLSENRGWPRDEHRWGLLLTAGTAFGIDDPDGKGLMATCVVTSYGPRMAAIGMMLVAERYAGQGVARYLMQQTIEWTGGAPLSLYATASGRPLYEKFGFAAVGTAQRMGGRFRPTAEPGGGPEALARPDRTVRPATAGDLQAMLRLDADAFGLDRTHLLTRLPAFADHLRVAEDSGELVGYGALWPSAGSQVVGPLIARDTATAKLLVASLAGATDLPLRADIDARHHELLDWLGERGLQPGSETTVMALGDRQPGNWTHCFAPLSVATG, from the coding sequence ATGCCCAGCTCACTGCCCCGCCCACTCGCCGATCTACCCGTCCGGCGTCTCACCCGGGACGATCTGGTCCCCTGCGCCGACCTCAGCGAGAACCGCGGCTGGCCGCGTGACGAGCACCGCTGGGGGCTGCTCCTCACGGCGGGAACGGCTTTCGGTATCGACGATCCAGACGGCAAGGGCCTGATGGCAACGTGTGTGGTGACCTCCTACGGCCCTCGTATGGCCGCCATCGGCATGATGCTGGTCGCCGAGCGTTATGCCGGACAAGGAGTCGCCCGGTACCTCATGCAGCAGACGATCGAATGGACCGGGGGCGCCCCGCTCAGCCTCTACGCGACAGCATCGGGGCGCCCGCTCTACGAGAAGTTCGGGTTCGCCGCGGTGGGCACCGCACAGCGGATGGGCGGCCGTTTCCGGCCGACTGCCGAGCCCGGCGGCGGTCCGGAGGCGCTCGCTCGACCGGACCGCACCGTTCGTCCCGCAACGGCCGGGGACCTGCAGGCCATGCTCCGGCTGGACGCGGACGCGTTCGGCCTCGACCGGACACATCTACTGACCCGTCTCCCGGCCTTCGCCGATCATCTGCGGGTGGCCGAGGACAGCGGGGAGCTCGTCGGTTACGGGGCTCTCTGGCCGAGCGCAGGCAGCCAGGTAGTCGGTCCGCTGATCGCTCGGGACACCGCTACGGCGAAACTACTGGTGGCCTCGCTGGCCGGGGCGACCGACCTGCCGTTGCGGGCCGACATCGATGCCCGCCACCACGAGCTCCTCGACTGGCTCGGGGAGCGCGGCCTCCAGCCCGGCTCCGAGACCACGGTGATGGCCCTGGGGGACCGGCAGCCGGGGAACTGGACACACTGCTTCGCGCCGCTGAGCGTGGCGACGGGCTGA
- a CDS encoding heme-binding protein has product MSNLTTAVAPLTTQDAEALIAAARQAAEAAGVAAAVTVLDAGGHLLAFRRDDRAVLIAGETSTRKAYTALQLNAPTADLVDAVQPGGLFHTLPTALDRPLLFIAGGVPVHREGRLIGAIGVGGGAPEQDHGFATSAVDGLV; this is encoded by the coding sequence ATGAGCAACCTCACCACAGCCGTCGCCCCGCTGACCACCCAGGACGCGGAGGCGCTCATCGCCGCGGCCCGTCAGGCCGCCGAGGCCGCGGGCGTCGCTGCGGCGGTCACGGTCCTCGACGCGGGCGGTCATCTCCTGGCCTTCCGCCGCGACGACCGCGCAGTCCTCATCGCCGGCGAGACCAGCACCCGCAAGGCCTACACGGCACTCCAGCTCAACGCCCCCACGGCCGACCTGGTCGATGCCGTCCAGCCGGGAGGCCTCTTCCACACCCTGCCCACCGCGTTGGACCGGCCGCTGCTGTTCATCGCCGGCGGCGTTCCGGTCCACCGCGAAGGTCGGCTGATCGGCGCCATCGGCGTCGGTGGCGGGGCGCCCGAGCAGGACCACGGGTTCGCGACCAGCGCCGTGGACGGCCTCGTCTGA